A portion of the Acidisoma sp. PAMC 29798 genome contains these proteins:
- a CDS encoding TIGR01459 family HAD-type hydrolase, producing the protein MSAAAGAAIAEEIATEMTGLSMITFRHVTGMHALLPEADAFLLDQFGTIHDGVALYSGARQTMERLRAAGKRILILSNSGKRSEPNIARLARIGLPPDCYDGFLSSGEVAWRMLAMDRPTALANVRSCLVLSRGDDPMALAGLGLDRTEDAARCDLILLLGSEADRISLDAYRDRLRPAAERGVPCLCANPDRTMVLSDGALAPAAGRIAEVYAQMGGPVMWIGKPAAAIYDAALTLFADVDPGRIWAVGDSVEHDIAGAAAHGCRSALVMTGIMAGQGDDGIAKEIARFGVTPDAIMPTFTWPD; encoded by the coding sequence GTGTCCGCCGCCGCAGGCGCGGCGATTGCGGAGGAAATTGCGACGGAAATGACGGGGCTTTCCATGATTACGTTCCGGCATGTCACCGGCATGCACGCCCTTCTGCCCGAGGCGGATGCTTTCCTGCTCGACCAGTTCGGAACAATCCATGACGGCGTTGCGCTCTATTCGGGCGCGCGGCAGACGATGGAGCGTCTGAGGGCGGCTGGAAAACGCATTCTCATTCTCTCCAATTCCGGCAAGCGGTCCGAGCCTAATATCGCGCGCCTGGCGCGGATCGGTCTGCCGCCGGACTGCTATGACGGGTTCCTGAGTTCGGGCGAGGTCGCCTGGCGCATGCTCGCGATGGACCGGCCAACTGCCTTGGCGAACGTCCGATCCTGTCTGGTGCTGTCTCGTGGTGACGATCCCATGGCGCTCGCTGGCCTTGGCCTCGATCGCACGGAAGACGCGGCGCGCTGCGACCTCATTCTGCTTCTGGGCAGTGAGGCCGACCGCATCAGCCTCGATGCCTATCGTGATCGGCTGCGTCCGGCTGCCGAACGTGGCGTGCCCTGCCTCTGTGCCAATCCAGACAGGACGATGGTTTTGAGTGACGGTGCGCTGGCACCCGCCGCTGGCCGCATCGCCGAAGTCTATGCGCAGATGGGTGGGCCGGTGATGTGGATCGGCAAACCTGCCGCCGCCATCTATGACGCGGCGCTCACGCTCTTCGCGGATGTCGATCCCGGTCGCATCTGGGCGGTGGGGGATAGTGTCGAGCATGACATCGCGGGTGCCGCAGCCCACGGATGCCGCTCGGCACTGGTCATGACAGGCATCATGGCGGGGCAG
- a CDS encoding integration host factor subunit alpha — translation MSTVTRAQLAETIYTQVGLSRNESADLLESVLERISTALEAGESVKISGFGTFSVRQKGRRIGRNPKTGVEVPILPRRVLVFRPSQVLKGTVNGEVVEDDGDDS, via the coding sequence ATGAGTACAGTCACGCGCGCCCAGCTTGCCGAGACGATTTACACCCAGGTCGGGCTGTCTCGTAACGAGTCGGCGGACTTGCTCGAATCTGTGCTGGAGCGCATCTCGACAGCTCTTGAGGCAGGTGAATCTGTTAAAATCAGTGGGTTCGGCACCTTTTCTGTTCGCCAGAAAGGCCGCCGCATCGGCCGAAACCCGAAGACCGGGGTGGAAGTGCCAATCCTGCCGCGGCGTGTTCTGGTTTTCAGACCGAGCCAAGTCCTCAAGGGGACCGTGAACGGCGAAGTCGTGGAAGATGATGGGGACGATTCATGA
- a CDS encoding beta-ketoacyl-ACP synthase III, with translation MASSIRSILAGAGSYLPERIVTNDEMAATLDTSDAWIRERTGIRQRHRAGPSETTAAMATAAARRALAFAGVDASAVDLIIVGTSTPDQAFPSVAVRVQAMLGIERGFGFDVSAACAGFVYALSLADELIRCGRCRGALVIGSERFSRILDYTDRSTCVLFGDGAGAVFLRASEGEGNDGILSTHLHAQGSLGDILFVDGAVGVADAAGTPLSGKLRMNGREVFRHAVHRLTETVEEALAANHLLATDIDWLVPHQANIRIIDSMGRKLGIQQSRVVVTVDRHANTSAASIPLALTEAMTDGRAAKGQLVLLEALGGGLVWGSALVRL, from the coding sequence GTGGCGTCCTCCATCCGATCGATTCTCGCCGGCGCTGGCAGCTATTTGCCTGAACGTATCGTCACCAATGACGAGATGGCAGCGACGCTCGACACCTCGGACGCCTGGATCAGAGAGCGTACGGGCATCCGCCAGCGCCACCGGGCGGGTCCGTCGGAGACGACGGCCGCCATGGCCACGGCGGCTGCGCGGCGCGCCCTGGCCTTCGCCGGTGTCGATGCCAGCGCCGTCGATCTCATCATCGTCGGCACTAGCACGCCGGACCAGGCGTTTCCCTCCGTCGCCGTGCGCGTCCAGGCCATGCTCGGCATCGAACGCGGCTTCGGCTTCGATGTCTCGGCCGCCTGCGCAGGCTTCGTCTATGCCCTGTCCTTGGCGGACGAGCTGATCCGCTGCGGTCGCTGCCGTGGCGCCTTGGTGATCGGCTCGGAAAGGTTTTCCCGCATTCTGGACTACACTGATCGTTCGACCTGCGTGCTGTTCGGGGATGGCGCCGGCGCCGTGTTCCTTCGCGCGTCCGAGGGCGAGGGGAATGACGGCATCCTGTCCACTCATCTGCATGCCCAAGGCAGCCTCGGCGACATTCTGTTCGTGGACGGCGCGGTGGGCGTGGCCGATGCCGCCGGCACGCCGCTCTCAGGCAAGTTGCGGATGAACGGGCGCGAGGTATTTCGCCATGCCGTCCATCGCCTGACTGAGACGGTGGAGGAGGCTTTGGCCGCCAACCATCTTCTGGCCACGGATATCGACTGGTTGGTGCCGCATCAGGCCAATATCCGCATCATCGACAGCATGGGTCGCAAGCTTGGCATTCAGCAGTCCCGCGTGGTGGTCACCGTGGATCGCCACGCCAATACCTCGGCCGCCTCCATTCCTTTGGCGCTGACGGAAGCGATGACCGACGGGCGGGCGGCAAAGGGCCAACTCGTCTTGCTGGAAGCGCTGGGCGGCGGTTTGGTCTGGGGTTCGGCGCTGGTTCGACTTTAG
- the plsX gene encoding phosphate acyltransferase PlsX, which yields MTDHTVPEPFALAVDAMGGDDAPTMVVAGLALAAERHPGGRFLLVGDEVKLAALLDAYPRARAACTIRHAPDFVTGDMKPTVALRMRNSSMRLAIDAVAGGEASGVVSAGNSGALLALAKIVIKTLPGIDRPAMAATVPSARGDVVMLDLGANVVCDSRNLVEFAVMGEMFARTVLGIPEPTIGLLNVGSEELKGDDRLRHAAHVLRASHIGPRFHGFVEGHDIAAGTVDVIVTDGFTGNVALKTGEGALKLMGGLLRQVFNSSLSSKIAYFLARSGLDKLREWLDPRRYNGAVLVGLNGVVVKSHGGTDALGFAHAVDVAMNMVTHGFTAGIADGLAKLGAQEELERLTDAERAESANATDIAAPLAAAK from the coding sequence ATGACGGACCACACTGTGCCGGAGCCCTTCGCCCTGGCCGTGGATGCCATGGGCGGGGATGACGCCCCGACCATGGTGGTGGCTGGCCTCGCCTTGGCCGCCGAACGCCATCCCGGCGGCCGATTTCTTCTGGTCGGCGATGAAGTCAAGCTTGCGGCTTTGCTGGATGCCTATCCACGCGCCCGCGCGGCTTGCACCATCCGTCATGCGCCCGACTTCGTTACGGGCGACATGAAGCCCACGGTCGCGCTGCGGATGCGCAACTCCTCCATGCGTCTGGCCATTGACGCGGTCGCGGGCGGTGAGGCCAGCGGCGTGGTCTCCGCCGGCAATTCCGGCGCCCTGCTGGCCCTCGCCAAGATCGTCATCAAGACACTCCCCGGTATCGACCGCCCGGCCATGGCCGCCACCGTGCCCTCCGCGCGGGGCGACGTCGTCATGCTCGACCTCGGCGCCAATGTCGTCTGCGACAGCCGCAATCTGGTCGAGTTCGCGGTGATGGGGGAGATGTTCGCCCGCACCGTCCTCGGCATTCCCGAACCCACCATCGGCCTGCTCAATGTCGGGTCCGAGGAGCTGAAGGGCGACGATCGGCTGCGGCACGCGGCGCATGTCCTGCGCGCCAGCCATATTGGTCCGCGTTTCCATGGCTTCGTCGAAGGTCATGACATCGCCGCCGGCACGGTGGATGTCATCGTCACGGACGGCTTTACCGGCAATGTCGCGCTCAAGACGGGTGAGGGCGCGCTCAAGCTGATGGGCGGGTTGCTGCGCCAGGTCTTCAACAGCAGCCTGTCTTCCAAGATTGCCTATTTTCTGGCCCGCTCCGGCTTGGACAAGCTGCGCGAGTGGCTAGACCCGCGCCGCTACAATGGTGCCGTCCTCGTCGGCCTCAACGGCGTCGTCGTGAAATCTCACGGCGGCACGGATGCGCTGGGTTTCGCCCATGCCGTGGATGTCGCCATGAATATGGTGACCCATGGCTTCACGGCCGGCATCGCCGACGGCCTCGCCAAGCTTGGCGCTCAGGAAGAGCTTGAGCGCCTGACGGATGCCGAGCGGGCGGAATCGGCCAATGCGACGGATATCGCAGCCCCGCTCGCGGCCGCGAAATAG
- the rpmF gene encoding 50S ribosomal protein L32, with protein sequence MAVPKRKTSPSRQGMRRSHHALKAEAFSECGSCGELRRPHHVCSHCGHYDGREVVGAGKALKGAVRA encoded by the coding sequence ATGGCCGTTCCCAAGAGAAAGACTTCGCCGTCCCGCCAGGGCATGCGCCGCAGCCATCACGCTCTGAAGGCAGAAGCCTTTTCGGAATGCGGAAGCTGTGGGGAGCTGCGTCGCCCCCACCACGTCTGCAGCCATTGCGGCCATTACGATGGTCGTGAAGTGGTCGGCGCGGGCAAGGCCCTCAAGGGCGCGGTCCGGGCCTGA
- a CDS encoding YceD family protein, protein MTSTPTPEFSRLLPLAQISMTETLREISATPEECAAIAARLALPQLAAFSASFKIQRARRGGGYEAEGRLRARATRNCVVTLDDFTERTDIAFKVRFVNEESPSEEVESEASFAFEDGPDELVYENEVLDLGEAAVQEYALSLAPYPRKPGAKLAEPEVETPNPFAVLKDFRRRT, encoded by the coding sequence ATGACCTCCACGCCCACGCCCGAATTCAGCCGCCTTCTTCCTCTGGCGCAGATCAGCATGACCGAAACGCTGCGCGAGATTAGCGCGACGCCTGAGGAATGCGCCGCCATCGCCGCGCGACTGGCGTTGCCGCAACTCGCCGCCTTCAGCGCGAGCTTCAAAATCCAACGCGCGCGGCGCGGCGGCGGCTATGAGGCCGAGGGGCGGTTGCGCGCGCGCGCCACCCGCAACTGCGTGGTGACGCTCGACGATTTCACCGAGCGGACGGATATCGCTTTCAAAGTCCGATTCGTGAACGAGGAGTCTCCGTCGGAGGAGGTGGAAAGCGAGGCGAGCTTTGCCTTCGAGGACGGGCCGGACGAGCTTGTCTATGAGAATGAGGTGCTCGACCTGGGTGAAGCGGCCGTGCAGGAATATGCCCTGTCTCTGGCACCCTACCCCCGTAAACCCGGCGCGAAACTCGCCGAACCGGAAGTCGAGACGCCTAATCCCTTCGCCGTTTTGAAGGATTTCCGCCGCCGGACATGA
- a CDS encoding outer membrane protein assembly factor BamE, whose product MTPTAFWHLGRGGVETEEMSCVFQTISPKHRTRFRHVAAACMLLSLPLGGCSLFEANTTTRGNPVDVDAIKQLTPGTTTTADVTALLGSPTTHETFDDNSWVYISQITRPRVGRLPGVMEQRVVVLNFDAGGTLRQVKVYGLKDAKTVSMQPGTTKTPGTSASILQQLFGNVGRFNGAGGNSGSGPGGGGGGLTGG is encoded by the coding sequence ATGACACCCACCGCCTTCTGGCACCTCGGTCGTGGCGGAGTAGAGACAGAGGAAATGAGCTGCGTGTTCCAGACAATCTCGCCGAAACACCGGACCCGCTTCCGACATGTGGCGGCAGCCTGCATGCTGCTTAGCCTCCCACTCGGTGGCTGCAGCCTGTTCGAGGCGAATACGACGACGCGTGGCAATCCGGTCGATGTCGATGCCATCAAGCAGCTGACGCCCGGCACCACCACGACGGCCGATGTCACGGCCCTGCTCGGCTCACCGACCACGCATGAAACCTTCGACGACAATAGCTGGGTCTATATCAGCCAGATTACCCGCCCGCGCGTCGGACGCCTGCCAGGCGTCATGGAACAGCGCGTTGTGGTGCTGAACTTCGATGCCGGCGGCACGCTCCGCCAAGTGAAGGTCTATGGCCTAAAAGATGCCAAGACGGTCAGCATGCAGCCGGGCACGACCAAGACGCCGGGTACCTCCGCCTCTATCCTGCAGCAGCTTTTCGGCAATGTCGGGCGCTTCAACGGTGCCGGCGGCAACAGCGGTTCGGGTCCGGGCGGCGGCGGCGGCGGCCTCACCGGCGGTTAA
- the thiL gene encoding thiamine-phosphate kinase → MPSDALPSEFGIIGRHFRPLAGPGALDLEDDAAVFAPPPGRELVMAADAMVAGVHYLPDDPAAGVARKLLRVNLSDLAAMGAVPLGYLLTVSAPTGTPDHWFADFAAGLAADQAEFGVMLLGGDTTSTPGPVTLSLTIIGHVAPGTAIRRRGAKPGDEVWVTGTIGDGALGLAVSLGKLADPTGHLRQRYCVPNPRLGLPLAGAVTAAIDVSDGLLQDLGHLCRLAGCGAEIEAARVPLSEAARAAGPDWLPQCLGGGDDYELLMAVPAGKGEALAAACAGLGVPLTRVGRFTEGAVAVTVVDEALQPMAVSHHGWSHF, encoded by the coding sequence TTGCCGTCCGACGCGCTCCCTTCCGAATTCGGCATCATCGGCCGCCACTTCCGTCCCCTCGCGGGGCCGGGGGCGCTGGACCTAGAGGATGATGCCGCCGTCTTCGCCCCGCCACCGGGCCGCGAACTGGTCATGGCCGCCGATGCCATGGTCGCGGGCGTGCATTACCTGCCCGACGATCCGGCCGCCGGCGTCGCGCGCAAGCTGCTGCGCGTGAACCTGTCCGATCTCGCGGCTATGGGCGCGGTGCCGCTGGGCTATCTTCTCACCGTTTCGGCGCCCACCGGCACGCCGGACCATTGGTTCGCCGATTTCGCAGCCGGCCTCGCGGCCGATCAGGCCGAGTTCGGTGTGATGCTTCTGGGCGGCGATACCACCAGCACGCCGGGGCCGGTGACATTGTCGCTCACCATCATTGGCCATGTTGCGCCTGGCACGGCCATTCGGCGCCGAGGCGCCAAGCCGGGCGATGAGGTCTGGGTCACGGGCACCATCGGTGACGGTGCGCTCGGTCTTGCGGTCTCACTCGGCAAGCTCGCCGATCCGACTGGCCATCTCAGGCAACGCTACTGTGTGCCGAACCCGCGCCTCGGTCTGCCATTGGCGGGCGCCGTGACCGCCGCGATCGATGTGTCCGACGGTCTGCTCCAGGATCTTGGTCATCTGTGCCGGCTTGCTGGCTGCGGCGCGGAGATCGAGGCAGCGCGTGTGCCGCTGTCCGAAGCCGCGCGGGCGGCGGGGCCGGACTGGCTGCCGCAATGTCTTGGCGGCGGTGACGATTACGAATTGCTGATGGCGGTGCCGGCGGGGAAGGGTGAGGCTCTGGCGGCGGCTTGCGCTGGTTTGGGCGTGCCGCTCACCCGCGTCGGGCGCTTTACCGAAGGCGCAGTGGCCGTGACGGTGGTCGATGAGGCGTTGCAGCCAATGGCGGTGTCCCACCACGGCTGGAGCCATTTCTAA
- the nusB gene encoding transcription antitermination factor NusB has protein sequence MTVRAPASKTTRPRTGARVAAVQALFQTEQAEESAETVIDQFTRHRLGDVPDAGGFEDGRVPDAHVPLFAAIVRAAVKDQDRIDAMIAASLPADWPFERLDPVLRALLRAGTAELGMADGPPIRVVINEYLDVAHGFFAGDEPRMVNGMLDALARRTRPSEFATPPEAPVA, from the coding sequence ATGACCGTTCGCGCCCCCGCTTCCAAGACGACCCGCCCGCGCACGGGTGCGCGGGTCGCGGCCGTGCAGGCGCTGTTCCAGACCGAACAGGCGGAGGAGAGCGCCGAGACGGTGATCGACCAGTTCACGCGCCATCGTCTGGGCGATGTGCCGGACGCCGGCGGGTTTGAGGACGGGCGGGTGCCGGACGCGCATGTGCCACTGTTCGCGGCCATCGTGCGGGCGGCGGTGAAGGATCAGGACAGGATCGACGCCATGATCGCGGCGAGCCTGCCGGCTGATTGGCCGTTTGAGCGGCTCGACCCCGTGCTGCGGGCACTGCTGCGCGCTGGCACCGCCGAACTCGGCATGGCTGACGGGCCGCCGATCCGCGTGGTGATCAATGAATATCTGGACGTCGCGCATGGCTTTTTCGCGGGCGATGAGCCGCGCATGGTGAATGGCATGTTGGACGCCCTTGCCCGGCGCACCCGGCCATCCGAATTCGCGACGCCGCCGGAAGCGCCCGTCGCGTAA
- the ribH gene encoding 6,7-dimethyl-8-ribityllumazine synthase: MSTADAELAAVPRIEGEQPLVLIIIAPYYRQVVDGMTLGARAVLDSVGAPHETVEVAGAFELAQALAIAAQSERAFEGFIAIGCVVKGETDHYDFICRSAMDGLMKVATDHILCLGTALLTVDTIDQAIARSGSAHNKGAEAAIAMLKQVALLRLMETP; the protein is encoded by the coding sequence ATGAGCACCGCCGATGCCGAACTCGCCGCGGTCCCGCGCATCGAGGGCGAGCAGCCTTTGGTTCTGATCATCATCGCGCCCTATTACCGTCAGGTTGTGGATGGCATGACGCTGGGGGCGCGCGCCGTGCTCGACAGCGTCGGCGCCCCGCATGAGACGGTCGAGGTCGCGGGCGCCTTTGAACTGGCGCAGGCCTTGGCCATCGCCGCCCAAAGCGAGCGCGCCTTCGAGGGCTTCATCGCCATCGGCTGCGTCGTGAAGGGTGAGACGGATCATTACGATTTCATCTGCCGATCCGCGATGGACGGCCTGATGAAGGTCGCGACCGACCATATTCTGTGCCTCGGCACCGCCTTGCTGACGGTGGATACCATCGATCAGGCGATCGCCCGCTCCGGCAGCGCGCACAACAAAGGCGCCGAAGCGGCGATCGCCATGCTCAAGCAAGTGGCCCTTCTGCGGCTCATGGAAACACCCTGA
- the ribB gene encoding 3,4-dihydroxy-2-butanone-4-phosphate synthase, producing MTMINTFSLHDYISPTSEIIEEARAGRMFILVDDEDRENEGDLVIPAQFATTEAINFMARHARGLICLAMTRARVEQLGLSLMNAHNRSRHASAFTVSIEARHGITTGISAADRARTVAVAINSEHPRDEIATPGHIFPVAARDGGSLVRAGHTEAAVDVARLAGLNASGVICEVMNEDGTMARLPELIAFAQRHNLKLGTIADLIQHRRRTEKLVRRSYETWTGDLEGGDWSVKVFEDTLSGTEHLALVKGDVAAPGASLVRVHSVDPVVDLLGSGRAALAASSRAIAQAGRGVIVLLRDTQPGAVARKLGLSEPDRVEDHVLRHYGIGAQILIDLGVKDMILLTNHPRSLIALEGFGLNIVDQQPLLDKPATEETPET from the coding sequence ATGACGATGATCAACACCTTCTCCCTGCATGATTACATCTCGCCCACCTCGGAGATCATCGAGGAAGCGCGGGCCGGGCGCATGTTCATCCTGGTCGATGACGAGGACCGTGAGAACGAGGGTGACCTTGTCATTCCGGCCCAGTTCGCGACCACCGAGGCGATCAACTTCATGGCCCGCCATGCGCGCGGCCTGATCTGCCTGGCGATGACGCGGGCGCGGGTCGAGCAACTCGGCCTGTCCCTGATGAACGCCCATAACCGGTCCCGCCACGCGTCCGCCTTCACGGTCTCGATCGAGGCGCGGCACGGCATCACCACCGGCATCTCGGCGGCCGATCGCGCCCGCACGGTGGCGGTCGCCATCAATTCAGAGCATCCGCGCGATGAGATCGCGACCCCCGGCCATATCTTCCCGGTCGCGGCGCGGGATGGCGGCTCCCTGGTGCGGGCCGGCCATACCGAGGCGGCGGTCGATGTCGCGCGTCTCGCCGGCCTCAATGCCTCCGGCGTAATCTGCGAAGTCATGAATGAAGACGGGACCATGGCCCGTCTGCCCGAGCTAATCGCCTTTGCGCAGCGCCACAACCTCAAGCTCGGCACCATCGCCGATCTCATCCAGCATCGCCGTCGCACGGAAAAGCTGGTCCGCCGCTCGTATGAGACCTGGACCGGCGACCTCGAAGGTGGGGATTGGTCGGTCAAGGTCTTCGAGGACACGCTGTCCGGCACCGAGCATCTGGCCCTGGTGAAGGGTGATGTCGCTGCGCCGGGCGCGAGCCTGGTGCGCGTCCATAGTGTCGATCCGGTCGTCGATCTGCTGGGCAGCGGCCGCGCGGCCCTCGCGGCTTCCTCCCGCGCTATCGCCCAGGCCGGGCGGGGCGTCATAGTTTTGCTTCGCGATACCCAGCCGGGCGCCGTCGCGCGCAAGCTGGGCCTCAGTGAGCCCGACCGGGTCGAGGATCACGTGCTGCGCCATTACGGCATCGGCGCGCAGATCCTGATCGATCTCGGCGTGAAGGACATGATCCTTCTCACCAACCATCCCCGCAGCCTGATCGCGCTTGAAGGCTTCGGCCTCAATATTGTCGATCAGCAGCCTCTTCTCGATAAGCCCGCAACTGAAGAAACACCTGAGACATGA
- a CDS encoding riboflavin synthase has translation MFTGIVSGVGTVTAVTPIGDGQDMRLRIAVPMDQDVWRGLPGVVLGASIACSGCCLTVVEMGGEMGGHWFAVDVSAESLSKTTLGGWTVGRTINLERPLRMGDELGGHMVSGHVDGIGTLIASTPENGSTRWQFRAPAGMPRFIASKGSIAVDGVSLTVNEVEGDVFGVNVIPHTITVTAFQDLRVGDAVNLEIDMLARYVARLTEVGL, from the coding sequence ATGTTCACAGGCATAGTTTCGGGCGTCGGCACCGTGACCGCCGTCACCCCGATCGGTGACGGCCAGGACATGCGGCTGCGGATCGCGGTGCCGATGGATCAAGACGTCTGGCGCGGGCTGCCCGGCGTGGTGCTCGGCGCCTCCATCGCCTGTTCCGGCTGCTGCCTGACGGTTGTCGAGATGGGAGGCGAAATGGGGGGGCACTGGTTCGCGGTGGATGTCTCGGCGGAATCCCTGTCGAAGACGACGCTGGGGGGATGGACCGTCGGCCGGACCATCAACTTGGAACGGCCACTCCGCATGGGGGATGAACTCGGCGGGCACATGGTCTCGGGTCATGTCGATGGCATCGGCACGCTGATCGCCTCGACGCCGGAGAATGGCTCCACCCGCTGGCAGTTCCGTGCGCCTGCGGGCATGCCGCGCTTCATCGCGAGCAAGGGCAGCATCGCCGTCGATGGCGTCTCCTTGACCGTGAACGAGGTTGAGGGCGATGTGTTCGGCGTGAACGTCATTCCCCACACCATCACTGTCACGGCCTTTCAGGATCTGCGCGTGGGCGATGCCGTCAATCTGGAGATCGACATGCTCGCGCGCTACGTCGCGCGGCTGACGGAGGTCGGGCTATGA
- the nrdR gene encoding transcriptional regulator NrdR — MRCPFCGNDDAQVKDSRPSEDGTAIRRRRFCGACSQRFTTIERVQLRELVVVKSDLRRVPFDRDKLARSIRIALRKRPVQEERIDRIVNSIVRKLESSGDADVPSKQIGELVMETLKEVDDVAYVRFASVYRNFREAKDFEQFLGELSDRVEPEPT; from the coding sequence ATGCGCTGCCCGTTCTGCGGAAACGACGATGCCCAGGTGAAGGATAGCCGGCCCAGCGAAGATGGGACGGCGATCCGGCGCCGGCGGTTCTGCGGCGCGTGCAGCCAGCGCTTCACCACCATCGAGCGGGTGCAGTTGCGCGAATTGGTGGTCGTGAAATCTGACCTGCGGCGCGTGCCCTTCGACCGCGACAAGCTGGCCCGCTCCATCCGCATCGCGCTGCGCAAGCGGCCGGTGCAGGAGGAGCGGATCGACCGCATCGTGAACAGCATCGTGCGCAAGCTCGAATCGAGCGGCGATGCCGATGTTCCAAGCAAGCAGATCGGCGAACTGGTGATGGAGACATTGAAGGAGGTGGACGACGTGGCCTATGTCCGCTTTGCCAGTGTCTATCGCAATTTTCGCGAGGCGAAGGATTTCGAGCAGTTCCTGGGCGAGTTGAGCGACCGGGTCGAGCCCGAGCCGACGTAG
- the glyA gene encoding serine hydroxymethyltransferase has product MNELLPSSLARFFSASVEETDPALAATLTRELGRQQDGIELIASENIVSRAVMDAQGSVLTNKYAEGYPGRRYYGGCAAVDVAEQLAIDRAKEIFGCAFANVQPHSGAQANQGVMLALLSPGDTFLGMSLAAGGHLSHGAAPNLSGKWFNALQYGVRRDDGLLDYEELEQKAREGKPKLIIAGGSAYPRIIDFARIRKVADEVGAVFMVDMAHFAGLVAAGVYPSPIPHAHVVTTTTHKTLRGPRGGMILSNDLDLGKRINSAIFPGLQGGPLMHVIAAKAVAFGEALRPEFRLYQQAVVENAKVLAETLVERGFAIVTGGTDSHLLLVDLRPKRVTGKAAEGSLERAHMTANKNAIPFDPEKPAVTSGIRLGTPAATTRGFGVAEFRQVGEMIDEVLTGLSGSNDSENTLIEAKVGRRVQALCARFPIYPN; this is encoded by the coding sequence ATGAACGAGCTGCTGCCCTCCAGCCTCGCACGCTTCTTTTCCGCCTCTGTGGAGGAGACGGACCCCGCTCTCGCCGCCACGCTGACACGGGAACTCGGTCGGCAGCAGGACGGTATCGAGTTGATCGCGAGCGAGAACATCGTCTCTCGCGCGGTGATGGACGCCCAGGGCAGCGTTCTCACCAATAAATATGCCGAGGGTTATCCGGGCCGCCGCTATTACGGTGGTTGCGCCGCCGTCGATGTGGCCGAGCAGCTCGCCATCGACCGCGCCAAGGAAATCTTCGGCTGCGCCTTCGCCAATGTTCAGCCCCATTCCGGCGCCCAGGCCAATCAGGGCGTCATGCTCGCGCTGCTGAGCCCGGGCGATACCTTCCTCGGCATGAGCCTGGCCGCCGGCGGCCATCTCAGCCACGGTGCCGCGCCCAACCTGTCCGGCAAATGGTTCAACGCCCTGCAATACGGCGTGCGCCGCGATGACGGCCTGCTGGATTACGAGGAGCTGGAGCAGAAGGCGCGCGAGGGGAAGCCCAAGCTGATCATCGCCGGCGGCTCGGCCTATCCTCGCATCATCGATTTCGCCCGCATCCGCAAGGTGGCCGACGAAGTCGGCGCCGTCTTCATGGTCGATATGGCCCATTTCGCGGGCCTGGTCGCGGCCGGCGTCTACCCGAGCCCGATTCCCCATGCCCATGTCGTGACGACGACGACGCATAAGACCCTGCGCGGCCCGCGCGGCGGCATGATCCTGAGCAACGACCTCGACCTCGGCAAGCGCATCAATTCGGCAATTTTCCCCGGCCTCCAGGGCGGCCCGCTGATGCATGTGATCGCCGCCAAGGCAGTGGCCTTCGGGGAAGCGCTGCGCCCCGAGTTCCGCCTGTATCAGCAGGCGGTGGTGGAGAATGCGAAGGTTCTGGCCGAGACGCTGGTCGAGCGCGGCTTCGCCATCGTGACCGGCGGCACCGACAGCCATCTGCTGCTGGTCGATTTGCGGCCCAAGCGCGTCACCGGCAAAGCCGCCGAGGGCAGCCTGGAGCGGGCGCATATGACCGCGAATAAGAACGCGATTCCCTTCGACCCCGAGAAGCCGGCCGTGACCTCGGGCATTCGCCTCGGCACCCCGGCGGCCACCACGCGCGGCTTCGGCGTGGCGGAATTCCGCCAGGTCGGCGAGATGATCGATGAGGTTCTGACTGGCCTTTCGGGTTCCAACGACAGTGAGAACACGCTGATCGAAGCCAAGGTCGGCCGGCGTGTGCAGGCGCTGTGCGCCCGCTTCCCGATCTACCCGAATTAA